The Halomonas sp. KG2 genome contains a region encoding:
- a CDS encoding AraC family transcriptional regulator — protein MRDTLTEILLGLRLEGVEYGRCLLRPPWAVATAAQTAAHFHFVAQGGCWLRTETTDWTYLNPGDAVLFPRGASHVMASSQDVPAVDEATLARRPVSENIYLVNSESKEGDIEPNVLFCGAMHFNLDPLHPLIAMMPDMMRASDLAKRDPSVPALLEAMEREISLDRVGACGILARLADVLAASIIRAWIECASSDDSSGWIAAVRCPQLGKVLTAIHTQPERDWSVAELAHVMGASRSSFNEKFSRMLGVTPAKYVARVKMFQARQWIARDNMRIAVAANRLGYDSEASFSRAFKRIIGHPPSEARVVEIV, from the coding sequence ATGCGCGATACCTTAACTGAAATTCTGCTCGGCCTGCGCCTTGAGGGCGTTGAGTATGGTCGCTGCCTGCTGCGCCCCCCTTGGGCCGTCGCAACCGCAGCCCAGACAGCAGCACATTTTCATTTTGTAGCTCAAGGCGGGTGCTGGTTGCGTACCGAGACAACCGACTGGACATATCTCAACCCTGGAGATGCGGTGCTCTTTCCGCGTGGAGCGTCCCATGTAATGGCCAGCTCGCAAGACGTGCCTGCAGTGGATGAGGCTACGTTGGCGCGTAGGCCGGTCTCTGAGAATATTTATCTGGTGAACAGTGAATCAAAAGAGGGCGACATTGAACCGAATGTACTTTTTTGTGGTGCCATGCACTTCAATCTCGACCCGCTACATCCACTGATCGCGATGATGCCTGACATGATGCGCGCTAGCGATTTGGCTAAACGCGACCCATCGGTACCTGCCTTACTGGAAGCAATGGAGCGAGAAATTAGCCTGGATCGGGTCGGTGCCTGCGGCATACTTGCCCGTTTGGCCGATGTGCTGGCAGCCAGTATTATTCGTGCTTGGATTGAGTGTGCCAGCAGCGACGACTCCAGCGGTTGGATTGCCGCCGTGCGTTGTCCCCAGCTCGGCAAGGTACTGACAGCCATCCACACGCAACCGGAGCGCGATTGGTCCGTTGCTGAGCTAGCCCATGTCATGGGGGCTTCGCGTTCCAGCTTTAACGAGAAGTTCAGCCGTATGTTAGGTGTGACTCCTGCCAAGTATGTGGCGCGGGTAAAGATGTTTCAGGCTCGACAGTGGATAGCGCGGGATAATATGCGCATCGCCGTGGCCGCTAACCGGCTTGGCTATGACTCCGAAGCCTCATTCAGTCGCGCGTTCAAACGGATTATTGGACACCCACCGAGTGAAGCACGTGTAGTAGAGATCGTGTGA
- a CDS encoding carboxymuconolactone decarboxylase family protein yields the protein MEIRLNAYKASPEGIAAMTKLEEYVRHCGLEFSLAMLVKTRASQINGCAYCLHMHTSDARAAGESEERLYLLSAWRESTLYTPRERAALAWTEALTRLPDTGAPAKDYEQGLESFTEKELVDLTLLIGAINVWNRISVGFRSVHPNEAKIAR from the coding sequence ATGGAAATACGCCTGAATGCCTATAAAGCCTCCCCAGAAGGCATTGCCGCGATGACGAAGCTAGAGGAGTACGTGCGTCATTGTGGGTTGGAGTTTAGCCTGGCTATGCTGGTTAAAACACGCGCCTCTCAGATCAACGGCTGTGCCTATTGCCTGCATATGCATACCAGTGATGCCCGTGCCGCGGGGGAGAGCGAGGAGCGGCTCTACCTGTTGTCTGCATGGCGCGAGTCCACTCTTTATACACCTCGGGAGAGGGCGGCGTTGGCCTGGACCGAAGCCTTAACACGGCTGCCTGACACTGGTGCTCCAGCTAAGGATTACGAGCAGGGCCTGGAGAGCTTTACTGAGAAGGAGCTTGTGGACCTAACGCTGCTGATTGGTGCGATTAATGTTTGGAACCGGATCAGTGTAGGCTTTCGTTCGGTTCATCCTAATGAGGCGAAAATAGCCCGCTGA
- a CDS encoding Rid family hydrolase, producing the protein MSMMLNTAYAGGVTTAIVNPTELYDPAPNGYSHAVIVSGGSRVAYIAGQGGENAQGILSASFTDQVAQAYRNLRIVLDELNASPQQVTRINTYVVNYDPSMLEVMTHYVKETFGDSLPAQTLVPVPRLALDGMLFEVDATAVLD; encoded by the coding sequence ATGAGTATGATGCTGAACACTGCTTACGCCGGCGGGGTAACAACGGCTATCGTCAACCCCACGGAACTTTATGATCCTGCTCCTAACGGATATAGCCACGCGGTGATTGTCAGCGGCGGCAGCCGGGTCGCCTACATTGCCGGTCAGGGGGGCGAAAATGCCCAGGGAATACTGTCAGCGTCATTTACTGACCAAGTGGCCCAGGCCTATCGCAATCTTAGGATTGTGTTAGACGAGTTGAATGCGAGCCCGCAGCAGGTCACTCGTATTAACACCTATGTCGTCAATTATGATCCTTCCATGTTGGAGGTAATGACCCACTATGTGAAGGAGACCTTTGGCGACTCACTGCCAGCGCAGACGCTTGTTCCAGTGCCGCGGTTAGCGCTGGATGGCATGCTGTTTGAAGTGGACGCGACTGCCGTTCTTGACTAG